Proteins from a genomic interval of Candidatus Babela massiliensis:
- the ruvX gene encoding Holliday junction resolvase RuvX, with the protein MPKIMALDLGDQWVGIALSDTSLIFAKPNTTVNINDIEEFLSNFIEKENIKEIVIGYPKTLRGTESEQTLKVLNWKSQVEKKFPEIKFVLWDERLSSKRAAALKPAKTKDEKLKSHAIAAAFILDSYLSFLSSRI; encoded by the coding sequence ATGCCTAAAATTATGGCTTTAGATTTAGGAGATCAATGGGTAGGAATAGCATTATCTGATACCTCACTTATATTTGCTAAACCTAATACTACAGTAAATATTAATGACATTGAAGAATTTTTATCAAATTTTATTGAAAAAGAAAATATAAAAGAAATAGTCATAGGATATCCTAAAACTTTAAGAGGAACTGAAAGCGAACAAACATTAAAAGTTCTCAATTGGAAATCTCAAGTTGAAAAAAAATTTCCTGAAATAAAATTTGTTTTATGGGACGAAAGATTGAGCAGCAAAAGAGCAGCTGCACTAAAACCTGCAAAGACAAAGGACGAAAAGCTCAAATCACACGCAATAGCAGCTGCATTTATACTTGATTCTTACCTCTCCTTTTTAAGTTCCAGAATCTAG
- a CDS encoding ankyrin repeat domain-containing protein produces the protein MRKNFLYIILVIFSYPILSMQHFSEVIVSKEFENVCQFFIIRSGNESRNLKIFLGKLDLQCQIDNNFKSYLSTDQGQEFLSRIIYQRCFERASFQIVLQQFWVYLDKLKCNPSLYKSVVLSFLYYFEKEKINISGLYDNAGQYLLIHLIKTCNLEGLKMLIKKLDVNIVDDQEDTPLIWAIRLCIPNDGLKIRPSFKELVDSIICDPCSKEVLKFILNQENLNINQKNVNGDTALIKAILQENEELVRMLINRGADINIQNNTGNSPLIIAVDNGYISISQMLLQHGADINMQNRDGDTALIKAVTHGYKELVDILIANKSNVNMQNNTGNSPLIIAVDNGYTSISQMLLQHGAAVNMQNRDGDTALIKAITHGYKELVDILIANKSNVNMQNNIGDSPLVIAINKGFTSIAQALVENGGDIYLENKSGECALTLADQFGNENIIEMIESV, from the coding sequence ATGAGAAAGAATTTTTTATATATTATTTTAGTTATTTTTAGTTATCCTATTTTATCAATGCAGCACTTTTCAGAGGTCATTGTTTCTAAAGAATTTGAAAACGTCTGTCAGTTCTTTATTATTCGTTCTGGAAATGAATCTCGTAATTTAAAAATATTTCTTGGTAAATTAGATTTGCAGTGTCAAATTGATAACAATTTTAAGAGTTATTTATCTACGGATCAAGGACAAGAGTTTCTTTCAAGGATTATTTATCAAAGATGTTTTGAACGTGCAAGTTTTCAAATAGTCTTGCAGCAATTTTGGGTATATCTTGATAAGTTAAAATGTAATCCTTCACTATATAAAAGTGTAGTATTATCTTTTTTATATTATTTTGAGAAAGAAAAAATAAATATATCTGGTTTATATGATAATGCAGGACAATATCTATTAATTCATTTGATCAAAACATGCAATTTAGAGGGATTAAAAATGCTGATCAAAAAACTTGATGTTAATATTGTAGATGATCAAGAAGATACTCCTTTAATTTGGGCTATACGTCTTTGTATTCCTAATGACGGACTAAAAATTAGGCCAAGTTTTAAGGAATTAGTAGATAGTATTATATGTGACCCTTGTAGTAAAGAGGTATTAAAATTTATTTTAAATCAAGAGAATTTAAATATTAATCAAAAAAATGTAAATGGAGACACTGCTTTGATAAAAGCGATACTGCAAGAGAATGAAGAGCTTGTCCGTATGCTTATTAATCGTGGAGCTGATATAAATATACAAAATAACACTGGTAATAGTCCATTAATTATAGCAGTAGATAATGGTTATATATCAATATCTCAAATGCTTCTTCAACATGGAGCTGACATAAATATGCAAAATAGAGACGGTGATACAGCTTTGATAAAGGCGGTAACTCACGGTTATAAGGAGCTAGTAGATATACTTATTGCTAATAAATCGAATGTTAACATGCAAAATAACACTGGTAATAGTCCATTAATTATAGCAGTAGATAATGGTTATACATCAATATCTCAAATGCTTCTTCAACATGGAGCTGCCGTAAATATGCAAAATAGAGATGGTGATACAGCTTTGATAAAAGCGATAACTCACGGTTATAAGGAGCTAGTAGATATACTTATTGCTAATAAATCTAATGTTAATATGCAAAATAATATTGGTGATAGTCCATTAGTTATAGCTATAAATAAAGGTTTTACCTCGATAGCTCAAGCCCTTGTTGAGAATGGGGGGGATATTTATCTTGAGAATAAAAGTGGAGAATGTGCTTTAACTTTAGCAGATCAATTTGGTAATGAAAATATAATTGAGATGATAGAATCCGTTTAA
- the tsaB gene encoding tRNA (adenosine(37)-N6)-threonylcarbamoyltransferase complex dimerization subunit type 1 TsaB, which yields MVYFLTLNTQYKDVEIGLFNDNKDIITKETIVNKDINKYLLNTLSDILNKNNIHFHDLAFIAANQGPAPFTTLRVVLATLNGLNFASQVPLIGINGLNALLNQYQNKENKLTIALLNAYGQDLYYAFQYQGQYETGCQNYTTLLNQIKDRFTQESLVFIGNGANLYQKEIKSIFDNKADILNPNIESASIETISQEAIKSYKTQNTVFELLPVYLKDSINSISK from the coding sequence ATGGTATATTTTTTAACATTAAATACTCAATATAAAGATGTAGAAATAGGCTTATTTAATGATAATAAAGATATTATTACTAAAGAGACTATAGTAAATAAAGATATAAACAAATATTTACTAAACACATTAAGTGATATTTTAAATAAAAATAATATTCACTTTCACGATCTAGCATTTATAGCAGCGAATCAAGGACCTGCACCTTTTACTACATTAAGAGTTGTTTTAGCAACCCTTAATGGATTAAACTTTGCTTCTCAAGTGCCATTAATAGGAATTAATGGCCTTAATGCTTTGCTAAACCAATATCAAAATAAAGAAAATAAGTTAACTATTGCATTATTAAATGCCTATGGTCAAGATCTTTATTACGCATTTCAATATCAAGGTCAATACGAAACAGGATGTCAAAATTACACAACATTATTGAATCAAATCAAAGACCGATTTACTCAAGAATCTTTGGTATTTATTGGAAATGGAGCGAATTTATATCAAAAAGAGATTAAGAGTATATTTGATAATAAAGCAGATATATTAAATCCAAATATAGAATCAGCTTCAATTGAAACAATATCTCAGGAAGCTATTAAAAGTTATAAGACACAAAATACTGTCTTTGAATTGCTTCCAGTATATCTCAAAGACAGTATAAACAGTATATCAAAATAA
- the orn gene encoding oligoribonuclease — protein MSKYKSRYNYNLVWIDLEMTGLDIEKDVILEIATLVTNNELDILAKGPALVINQKNEILEQMSSWCIKHHTASGLVEAVKQSTITIEEAELKTLDFLKEYTVPEGSVLCGNSVWQDRNFIRKYMKNLDEFLNYRIIDVSSIKELVNRWYPNSSKSNFVKPDGHRALEDIIYSVEELKHYRTYFFLPPLD, from the coding sequence ATGAGTAAATATAAATCAAGATATAATTATAATTTAGTATGGATAGATCTAGAAATGACGGGTTTAGATATTGAAAAAGACGTTATTTTGGAGATAGCCACACTGGTAACTAATAATGAATTAGATATCCTTGCAAAAGGACCTGCCCTAGTTATTAATCAAAAAAATGAAATACTTGAACAAATGTCATCATGGTGCATTAAACATCATACTGCTTCAGGATTAGTAGAAGCAGTCAAGCAGTCTACTATAACTATAGAAGAAGCAGAATTGAAAACTTTAGATTTTTTAAAAGAATATACTGTTCCAGAGGGCTCTGTTTTATGTGGAAATTCAGTCTGGCAAGATAGGAATTTTATAAGAAAGTATATGAAAAACTTAGATGAATTTCTAAACTATAGAATAATAGATGTAAGTTCAATCAAAGAGTTAGTAAACAGATGGTATCCAAATAGTTCCAAGAGTAATTTTGTCAAACCTGACGGTCATAGAGCTCTTGAAGATATAATATATTCAGTAGAAGAGCTGAAACATTATAGGACTTACTTTTTCTTGCCACCGCTT
- a CDS encoding alanine/glycine:cation symporter family protein, which produces MQERICYYVKLLNNLIWDPIVVLFVIVGVVSTIALRFVQFRYFFKSWQLVLAPQEKKKEGDKEDSLSPFQAFVNALSTSIGNGSLAGMATAVHEGGPGAVFWIFVLGIFALPIRFCEVYLSSAYSDSGASVTTGGPMAYLKKVPGGFILPAFYAIFCLLLSFAAGDAVQVNSITCGLKSIINIDSYIIAALLFAFVAYIMLGGAARIIKFSMALVPFKVVIFFVSTLLLLIYHSSALIEAFRIIVISAFEPQAIKGAILGTTMQSAIRYGLSRSVNASEAGLGIAAVFFGSAGNKNPVENGIMSMVSAFISNYLVCFVLALIVVLTGVWNHEATGIALTSEAFATFYGSFANWLITLLSIIFGMSVLVGYAYIGRECWSYLTKGRYLWVYSILYSVLAFFSSIAKVQLVWDSIDLVNAGLIAINLYGILYLMPKIRKAIVEYGNAR; this is translated from the coding sequence ATGCAAGAACGAATTTGCTATTATGTTAAATTGTTAAATAATTTGATATGGGACCCTATAGTTGTATTATTTGTAATAGTTGGAGTGGTTTCTACTATTGCTTTAAGATTTGTACAGTTCCGGTATTTTTTTAAATCGTGGCAGCTAGTTTTAGCTCCTCAAGAGAAAAAGAAGGAAGGGGATAAAGAAGATTCCTTAAGCCCTTTTCAGGCTTTTGTTAATGCTTTAAGTACAAGTATTGGTAATGGCAGTTTAGCGGGTATGGCAACTGCTGTTCATGAAGGAGGACCTGGTGCTGTATTTTGGATATTTGTTTTAGGTATTTTTGCTTTACCAATAAGATTTTGTGAAGTGTATTTAAGTAGTGCTTATAGTGATTCAGGTGCTAGTGTTACAACCGGTGGTCCTATGGCTTATTTAAAGAAAGTTCCAGGAGGATTTATACTACCTGCTTTTTATGCGATTTTTTGTTTATTACTTTCTTTTGCAGCTGGTGATGCTGTACAGGTTAACTCTATAACATGTGGTTTAAAAAGTATTATTAATATTGACTCTTATATTATAGCAGCTTTATTATTTGCTTTTGTTGCTTATATAATGTTAGGAGGAGCTGCTCGTATTATTAAATTTTCAATGGCATTAGTTCCTTTTAAAGTAGTTATATTTTTTGTCTCAACATTGCTTTTGTTAATTTATCATAGTTCAGCCTTAATTGAGGCTTTTAGAATTATAGTTATCAGTGCATTTGAACCTCAAGCAATAAAAGGTGCTATTTTAGGAACTACTATGCAAAGTGCTATAAGATATGGTCTTTCACGATCTGTAAATGCGTCTGAAGCAGGTCTAGGTATAGCAGCTGTCTTTTTTGGGTCAGCTGGAAATAAAAATCCTGTTGAAAATGGTATAATGTCTATGGTTTCTGCATTTATTAGTAATTACTTGGTTTGTTTTGTACTTGCCTTGATAGTAGTGTTAACCGGTGTATGGAACCATGAAGCAACTGGAATTGCGTTGACTTCTGAGGCTTTTGCTACATTTTATGGTAGTTTTGCAAATTGGTTAATTACATTATTATCTATAATATTTGGTATGAGTGTATTAGTAGGATATGCATACATTGGGCGCGAATGCTGGAGTTATTTAACTAAAGGAAGATATCTTTGGGTTTATTCTATACTTTACTCTGTTCTTGCGTTTTTCTCATCTATTGCTAAAGTTCAACTTGTTTGGGACTCTATAGATTTAGTAAATGCTGGTTTAATAGCAATAAATTTATATGGTATTTTATATTTGATGCCTAAAATTAGAAAAGCTATTGTTGAATATGGAAATGCTAGATAA
- a CDS encoding ankyrin repeat domain-containing protein, with product MKKAIIAIILSALTLNLRAMEHPQVNQKNYKELVEIKTLSEISVQVKPNLSEAIIYFIDELYRSLQSRPKLQGCIKQVESQKYIMMLLFNTYLSKIDDNNKIMDLLIDFINCRIDQSLKHNNILYSIGLHSFMFFFKQKNIDVNDLKILNQSLLSYIISSDNIFALRVFSSILRKSVKIKEGYQFYLDVNINDEDGYTPLIWLARLSALIHNDKKSQYYNIKEMAKILILKGANIDAQNVNGNTALMCAVMNDNMELVELLLKNGANINVQNVNGNTALMCAAVNDNIELIELLLKNGANINAQNVNGNTVFAYAFNNERIKQLLLERSTQN from the coding sequence ATGAAAAAAGCTATTATAGCAATTATCTTGAGTGCTCTTACTTTGAACTTGCGTGCAATGGAACACCCTCAAGTTAATCAAAAGAATTATAAAGAGTTAGTTGAAATTAAAACTTTATCTGAAATATCCGTTCAAGTTAAGCCTAATTTATCTGAAGCAATAATATATTTTATAGATGAATTATATAGATCTCTACAAAGTAGACCTAAGTTACAAGGTTGTATTAAACAAGTAGAATCACAAAAGTATATTATGATGTTATTATTCAATACTTATTTATCTAAGATTGACGATAATAATAAAATTATGGATTTATTGATTGATTTTATAAATTGTAGAATTGATCAATCGTTAAAACATAATAATATTTTATATAGTATAGGATTACATTCTTTTATGTTTTTCTTTAAGCAAAAAAATATTGATGTAAATGATCTTAAAATTCTTAATCAAAGTTTGTTGTCATATATAATTTCTTCAGATAATATTTTTGCTTTAAGAGTTTTTAGCTCTATCTTAAGAAAATCTGTAAAGATTAAAGAAGGATATCAGTTTTATTTAGATGTTAATATTAACGATGAAGATGGTTATACTCCCTTAATTTGGCTAGCAAGATTATCTGCTTTAATTCATAACGATAAAAAATCGCAATATTATAATATCAAAGAAATGGCGAAGATTCTTATCCTCAAAGGAGCTAATATTGATGCTCAAAATGTTAATGGCAATACAGCTTTGATGTGCGCAGTCATGAACGATAACATGGAATTAGTTGAATTATTACTTAAAAATGGGGCTAATATTAATGTTCAAAATGTTAATGGTAATACAGCTTTAATGTGTGCAGCTGTCAATGATAATATTGAATTAATTGAGTTATTACTTAAAAATGGAGCTAATATTAATGCTCAAAATGTTAATGGTAATACAGTATTTGCATATGCATTTAATAATGAAAGAATAAAACAATTATTACTTGAACGTTCTACTCAAAATTAA
- a CDS encoding RsmE family RNA methyltransferase, which translates to MNLNKHQFALYTEVVGYIVKYRSCFDIHEIDDPIILYRVSNILRLEKGDQIIFFDSNYNIKCSIISVITKKKIVVELLSINHNQPLNPKITWLLPLLKKEAFESALYLLTQMGVQDIQPLITEKTYKLINIEKDSLRNKKIMISAAEQSKQFILPNILPVMPFDLYFISKIDKPKVLNIFFDASGDPLSKVIDHIRLESPNELLVLVGPEGDLTYEEKMKLIEHEFKFSALTKTILRTQEAIAVSLGALRSLL; encoded by the coding sequence ATGAATTTAAATAAACACCAATTTGCTTTATATACAGAAGTCGTAGGATATATTGTTAAATATAGATCTTGTTTTGATATACATGAGATCGATGATCCAATAATTTTATATCGTGTATCTAATATTTTAAGGCTTGAAAAGGGTGATCAGATTATATTCTTTGATTCTAATTATAATATAAAGTGTTCTATTATATCGGTTATTACAAAGAAAAAGATAGTTGTCGAATTGCTCAGTATTAATCATAATCAACCTTTAAATCCTAAAATAACTTGGCTTTTGCCTTTACTGAAAAAAGAAGCATTTGAATCAGCATTATATTTATTAACTCAAATGGGTGTTCAGGATATTCAACCATTAATTACAGAAAAAACTTATAAGTTAATTAATATAGAAAAAGATAGTTTAAGAAATAAAAAAATAATGATATCAGCAGCTGAGCAGTCTAAACAGTTTATATTGCCAAACATTTTGCCGGTAATGCCATTTGATCTGTACTTTATAAGTAAAATAGATAAGCCTAAGGTTCTAAATATCTTTTTTGATGCATCCGGTGATCCTCTTTCTAAAGTAATAGATCATATAAGATTAGAAAGTCCTAATGAATTATTAGTCTTAGTAGGTCCTGAAGGAGATTTAACCTATGAAGAAAAAATGAAGTTAATAGAGCACGAATTTAAGTTTTCAGCTTTAACTAAAACTATTTTACGTACTCAAGAAGCCATAGCTGTAAGTTTAGGAGCGTTACGCTCCTTATTATAA
- the thrS gene encoding threonine--tRNA ligase, protein MESKEDLKVLRHSAAHLLAHALSELYPEVKLTIGPATEEGFFYDIILPNNLKEEDLDIIEKRMHEISDLDYKIEHKEISKQEARELYKNNPFKLELIDNIPGDYVGLSVQGDFKDLCRGGHVLSTGEIKYFKLTGLSGSYWRASRENQALQRVHGTAFFTKEDFDNYEKRIEEALRYDHRRLSKQLDLFSFNQEAVGFPFFHPKGKAVLNVLINYMRKLHYYNNYKEISTPTLLNDELWHRSGHYAHYKENMYFTCVDEASYAIKPMNCPGSFLIFKTRPRSYKELPLKLAEFGHVHRHELSGVLHGLLRVRAFTQDDAHIYCTLEQIEQEVLTILNIAFDVLKKCEFADINLALSTKPEKAMGDDNIWQNATNSLKNALDKLGYPYAIKEGEGAFYGPKIEIVIKDSMGRQWQCGTVQLDFFQAENFDLKYVASSGGFERPVIIHQAIYGSLERFFAILLEHYKGNLPFWLAPIQLSILTITDQQKDYAQKVKNVIERERIRFEIDESSDPINAKIKSAQTEKIPLMLILGKKEEENNSVSIRYQNGKQEFNVSLELLVEKLRILNQ, encoded by the coding sequence ATGGAATCAAAAGAAGACTTAAAGGTTTTGCGCCATTCAGCGGCCCATTTATTGGCGCATGCTCTCTCTGAATTATATCCTGAAGTTAAATTAACTATAGGTCCAGCCACAGAAGAAGGGTTTTTTTATGATATTATTTTGCCAAATAATTTAAAAGAAGAAGATCTTGATATTATAGAAAAAAGAATGCATGAAATATCTGATTTGGATTATAAAATTGAACATAAAGAAATCTCAAAGCAAGAAGCACGAGAACTTTATAAAAATAATCCTTTCAAATTAGAATTGATAGATAATATACCAGGAGATTATGTAGGACTTTCTGTTCAAGGAGACTTTAAAGATCTATGTCGCGGTGGTCATGTTTTGTCTACTGGCGAAATTAAATACTTTAAATTAACAGGTCTTTCTGGTTCTTATTGGCGCGCGTCTAGAGAAAATCAGGCGTTACAAAGAGTACATGGTACGGCATTTTTTACAAAAGAAGATTTTGATAATTACGAGAAAAGAATAGAAGAAGCTTTAAGATATGATCATAGAAGATTATCTAAGCAACTTGATCTTTTTTCTTTTAATCAAGAAGCCGTTGGATTTCCATTTTTCCATCCTAAAGGTAAAGCTGTTTTAAATGTCCTTATTAATTATATGCGTAAATTGCATTACTATAATAATTATAAAGAGATTTCTACTCCAACTTTATTAAATGACGAATTATGGCATCGATCGGGACATTATGCACATTATAAAGAAAATATGTACTTTACCTGTGTTGATGAAGCATCTTATGCTATAAAGCCTATGAATTGTCCTGGTTCTTTTTTAATATTTAAAACAAGACCTCGTTCTTATAAAGAACTACCTTTAAAATTGGCTGAATTTGGTCATGTTCATAGACATGAGCTTTCTGGTGTTCTTCATGGTCTTTTAAGAGTACGTGCTTTTACTCAAGATGATGCTCATATATATTGTACTTTAGAGCAAATTGAGCAAGAAGTTTTAACTATACTTAATATAGCTTTTGATGTTCTTAAAAAATGTGAATTTGCAGATATTAATCTTGCTCTTTCAACTAAGCCCGAAAAAGCGATGGGTGATGATAATATTTGGCAAAATGCGACTAATTCTTTAAAAAATGCTTTAGATAAATTAGGATATCCATATGCAATAAAAGAAGGAGAAGGGGCGTTTTATGGACCTAAGATAGAGATAGTTATTAAAGATTCTATGGGACGTCAATGGCAGTGTGGAACTGTTCAACTTGACTTTTTTCAAGCTGAGAATTTTGATCTTAAGTACGTTGCGTCAAGTGGCGGGTTTGAGCGTCCTGTTATTATTCACCAAGCCATATATGGTTCTTTAGAGAGATTTTTTGCTATATTGCTTGAACATTACAAGGGAAATCTACCGTTCTGGCTAGCGCCTATACAGTTGAGCATTTTAACTATTACAGATCAGCAAAAAGATTATGCTCAAAAAGTTAAAAATGTTATAGAGCGAGAAAGAATAAGATTTGAAATAGATGAATCTTCTGACCCTATTAATGCGAAGATTAAATCAGCACAGACTGAGAAAATACCTTTGATGTTAATACTTGGTAAAAAAGAAGAAGAAAATAACTCGGTTAGTATAAGATATCAAAATGGTAAACAAGAATTTAATGTATCATTAGAGTTACTTGTTGAAAAACTTAGAATTTTAAATCAATAA
- a CDS encoding GNAT family N-acetyltransferase, with the protein MVKLKFIRYKILLLCLFGVLSFAAFYHKVSKSCSETGVYDYNAEMDKEFIVNMFKNHWYWLVSGTSNDFSPEYMLENRAIANRPESKGTLEIKVYHVESKPVGFIAYFMKRFHQGYILFLAVDENYRNKGYAKELMNYAIEDLKNHGAYLINLVTRTSNVSARSVYKKTGFEQIEDDGQFVRYRKILN; encoded by the coding sequence ATGGTTAAATTAAAATTCATTAGGTATAAAATTTTATTATTGTGTTTATTTGGGGTTCTTTCATTTGCTGCTTTTTATCATAAAGTTTCTAAAAGTTGTAGTGAAACCGGTGTTTATGATTATAATGCAGAAATGGATAAAGAATTCATTGTAAACATGTTTAAGAATCATTGGTATTGGCTTGTTTCTGGAACTTCTAATGATTTTTCACCAGAATATATGTTAGAAAATAGAGCCATTGCAAATAGGCCTGAAAGTAAAGGTACTTTAGAGATTAAAGTCTATCATGTAGAAAGTAAACCGGTAGGATTTATTGCATATTTTATGAAAAGGTTTCATCAGGGATACATTTTATTTTTAGCAGTCGATGAAAATTATAGGAATAAAGGATATGCCAAAGAGTTAATGAATTATGCTATTGAAGATCTTAAAAACCATGGTGCCTATTTAATTAATTTAGTAACACGGACAAGTAACGTATCTGCCAGAAGTGTATATAAGAAAACTGGATTTGAACAGATAGAGGACGATGGACAATTTGTCCGTTATAGAAAGATTCTTAATTAA
- a CDS encoding ankyrin repeat domain-containing protein — MKRNLIISLILCLLSFNIVSMIHKDQGKTRDLIVFLGEKNKTDLNQLIDDLIYVSQYNADLLNFISHSQGKLFIVDLVISKLIKINSDDTVDLKGQKCIKIIVFLSSLNNKNIKEFFNNLFYVCQKSSDFNKFLNPSYFKLVIPVINKYLNCSNQDLTLIADLLFDCDYFLDINVELSKFIFKYFINYLKNKEFKTDQILIEMVKRGNLKLLRRFINYFDVNVQDDFGDTALIWAVRLSAYEKEKYIRMLKILIHYEANVNLENKYGYTPLSLSIIHDYEHLVDFFLKESKKIIEFDSKNKNYLVLAEKNNNQNILNSLKKYLNFFYKL; from the coding sequence ATGAAAAGAAATTTAATAATAAGTCTTATTTTGTGCTTGTTAAGTTTTAATATAGTTTCCATGATACATAAGGATCAGGGTAAAACCCGAGACTTAATTGTATTTTTGGGAGAAAAAAATAAAACAGATTTAAATCAGTTAATTGATGATTTAATATATGTTTCTCAATATAATGCTGATCTTCTTAATTTTATAAGTCATTCTCAAGGTAAATTATTTATTGTTGATTTAGTGATATCTAAATTAATTAAAATAAATTCTGATGATACTGTTGATCTCAAGGGGCAAAAATGTATCAAAATTATTGTTTTTTTATCGAGCCTTAATAATAAAAATATTAAAGAATTCTTTAATAATTTGTTTTATGTATGTCAAAAATCTTCTGACTTTAATAAATTTCTTAATCCTTCTTATTTTAAATTAGTGATTCCTGTTATTAATAAATATTTGAATTGCTCAAATCAGGATTTAACTTTAATAGCAGATTTATTGTTTGATTGTGATTATTTCTTAGATATTAATGTTGAATTATCTAAATTTATTTTCAAATATTTTATTAATTATTTAAAAAACAAAGAATTTAAAACCGATCAAATATTGATTGAAATGGTCAAACGCGGCAACTTGAAATTATTGCGACGATTTATAAATTATTTTGACGTTAATGTTCAAGATGATTTTGGAGATACTGCTTTAATATGGGCAGTGCGTCTTAGTGCTTATGAGAAAGAAAAATATATTCGTATGTTAAAAATTCTTATTCATTATGAAGCAAATGTTAATTTAGAGAATAAATATGGATATACACCTTTAAGTTTATCTATTATTCATGATTATGAGCATTTAGTTGATTTTTTTCTTAAAGAAAGTAAAAAGATTATAGAATTTGACTCTAAAAATAAAAATTATCTTGTATTGGCAGAGAAAAACAATAATCAAAATATATTAAATAGTTTAAAAAAATATTTAAATTTTTTTTATAAATTATAA